A single region of the Chloroflexota bacterium genome encodes:
- a CDS encoding M20/M25/M40 family metallo-hydrolase has product MHRLTALSLAALTALTLAYGTVTAAPAAPITTDLARAAVAGLAAEASAAQADAFEVRAENTPTFSGVAANQHVQALAVTIGSRPAGAAVQDQTHQYLLSQLQAMGYQAELQSFPITAYQDRGSRLAVSATGTSVDVNTIQYSIGGDVQGVLVEAGLGRPEEMEAAGVAGRIVLVNRGDIRFVDKVNAATAAGALGVVIANNQPGNFNGSLIGTSTIPAVSVSQADGETLRQVAQAGGSVQITVDASVAQTTGANVVATRPGGPRTLVVGAHIDSVSAGPGANDNGSGTAVMLELARVMASRPTPFTLKFVGFDAEEIGLVGSNYYVSQLSEAERRSVVGMINLDMVGVGTESRVGGSDGMVRLARAAATAVGLPVGEMGEAGASDHASFIRAGMPALFIYRSNDPNYHSPNDRAEYIDPANLQIAGQLALDVISALERGE; this is encoded by the coding sequence ATGCATCGGTTGACCGCGCTTTCGCTCGCCGCGTTGACGGCCTTGACCCTCGCCTATGGCACGGTCACAGCAGCACCTGCCGCCCCGATCACGACCGATTTGGCGCGGGCTGCTGTCGCCGGCCTTGCCGCCGAGGCGTCGGCGGCCCAGGCTGACGCCTTCGAGGTTCGCGCCGAGAACACGCCGACCTTCAGCGGCGTGGCCGCCAACCAGCACGTCCAGGCGCTGGCTGTCACCATCGGCAGCCGGCCGGCCGGCGCGGCCGTGCAGGATCAGACCCATCAGTACCTGTTGAGTCAGCTCCAGGCGATGGGCTACCAGGCGGAGCTGCAGAGCTTCCCGATCACCGCGTACCAGGATCGCGGATCGCGGCTGGCGGTCTCCGCGACCGGCACGTCGGTGGACGTGAACACGATCCAGTACTCGATTGGCGGCGACGTGCAGGGCGTGCTGGTCGAGGCCGGGCTTGGCCGTCCCGAGGAGATGGAAGCGGCCGGGGTGGCCGGCCGGATCGTCCTGGTCAACCGGGGCGACATTCGCTTCGTGGACAAGGTGAACGCAGCCACGGCAGCCGGCGCCCTGGGCGTCGTCATCGCCAACAACCAGCCGGGCAACTTCAACGGCAGCCTGATCGGCACGTCCACGATCCCGGCTGTCAGCGTCTCGCAGGCGGACGGCGAGACGTTGCGGCAAGTGGCACAGGCGGGCGGCTCGGTGCAGATCACGGTGGACGCATCGGTCGCCCAGACGACCGGCGCGAACGTCGTAGCGACGCGCCCGGGCGGACCGCGGACCCTGGTGGTCGGCGCACACATCGACTCGGTGTCGGCCGGCCCGGGTGCGAACGACAACGGCTCGGGGACGGCCGTCATGCTGGAGCTTGCCCGCGTGATGGCGTCCCGCCCGACGCCATTCACGCTCAAGTTCGTCGGCTTCGACGCCGAGGAGATCGGGCTTGTTGGCAGCAACTACTACGTGTCGCAACTGTCCGAGGCCGAGCGACGCAGCGTCGTCGGCATGATCAACCTGGACATGGTCGGCGTGGGCACAGAGAGCCGTGTCGGCGGGTCAGACGGCATGGTTCGCCTCGCGCGCGCAGCCGCGACGGCGGTCGGCCTGCCGGTGGGCGAGATGGGCGAGGCCGGCGCCAGCGATCACGCCTCGTTCATCCGGGCCGGCATGCCGGCCCTCTTTATCTACCGCTCGAACGACCCAAACTACCACTCTCCGAACGACCGTGCTGAGTACATCGATCCGGCCAACCTCCAGATCGCCGGCCAGCTTGCGCTGGACGTGATCTCGGCGCTGGAACGCGGTGAGTAG
- a CDS encoding bifunctional 5,10-methylenetetrahydrofolate dehydrogenase/5,10-methenyltetrahydrofolate cyclohydrolase: MTATLLQGRPVADAIWADVERRAAVLRDGGSPALTLAIVEAADDPASAAYLRQIQRLFERHGLLTARHKPAEPTQTALNSLLERLSGDAAVHGILLTQPLPAGLNLEAALRHLSPEKDVEGVHPWNAGSLAQGRPKLVPSTPLAGMEILAANGVELRGKHAVVVGRSPIVGRPLIQLLLLADATVTICHTRTVDLPSVTRQADVLLLAAGRADLIDGTMVRPGAVVVDFGINVLGDKLVGDAAFDSVCDVAGSITPVPGGVGPVTNAVLARNLVQLAELAAGG; this comes from the coding sequence CTGACCGCCACACTCTTGCAGGGACGTCCGGTCGCGGATGCGATCTGGGCCGACGTCGAGCGCCGAGCCGCCGTCCTTCGGGATGGCGGCTCGCCTGCGCTGACGCTGGCGATCGTCGAGGCGGCCGACGATCCCGCTTCGGCGGCCTACCTGCGGCAGATTCAGCGGCTGTTCGAGCGGCACGGCCTCCTGACCGCCCGCCACAAGCCGGCCGAGCCGACGCAGACGGCCCTCAACAGCCTGCTCGAACGGCTGTCCGGCGACGCCGCCGTGCACGGCATCCTGTTGACCCAGCCGCTGCCGGCAGGCCTCAACCTGGAGGCAGCGCTGCGCCATCTCTCACCTGAGAAGGATGTCGAGGGCGTTCACCCCTGGAACGCCGGCTCGCTGGCCCAGGGTCGTCCGAAGCTGGTCCCCAGCACGCCCCTGGCCGGCATGGAGATCCTCGCGGCGAACGGCGTCGAGCTACGCGGGAAGCATGCCGTCGTCGTCGGTCGCAGCCCGATCGTCGGTCGGCCGCTGATTCAGCTCCTGCTGCTGGCCGACGCCACCGTCACGATCTGCCACACCCGGACCGTCGATCTGCCGAGCGTCACCCGTCAGGCCGATGTGCTGCTGCTGGCGGCCGGCCGCGCCGACCTGATCGACGGCACGATGGTCCGGCCGGGGGCGGTAGTCGTGGACTTCGGCATCAACGTCCTGGGCGATAAGCTCGTCGGCGACGCGGCCTTTGACAGCGTGTGCGACGTGGCTGGCAGCATCACGCCGGTGCCCGGCGGCGTCGGACCGGTCACCAACGCGGTGCTGGCCCGCAACCTGGTGCAACTCGCGGAGCTGGCCGCCGGCGGCTGA
- a CDS encoding acylphosphatase — protein MWGQSRVHVWVSGRVQGVGFRFATVETAQLLGLGGWVRNLGDGRVEAVFEGPAAVVAKAVAWCHRGPAGSWVSDIETRPEQPIGESSFRTRPTDYAGEG, from the coding sequence GTGTGGGGACAATCTCGGGTGCATGTCTGGGTCAGCGGTCGGGTCCAGGGCGTCGGGTTCCGCTTCGCGACGGTCGAGACGGCCCAACTGCTCGGGCTCGGCGGGTGGGTTCGCAACCTGGGGGACGGACGGGTGGAAGCCGTCTTTGAGGGTCCGGCCGCCGTCGTGGCGAAGGCCGTCGCGTGGTGCCATCGCGGACCTGCCGGCTCGTGGGTCTCCGATATCGAAACCCGTCCCGAGCAGCCCATCGGCGAGTCGAGCTTCCGCACCCGCCCGACTGACTACGCCGGGGAGGGATGA
- a CDS encoding aspartate aminotransferase family protein: protein MVFSPIPTSELIQQDREHLIHPLYHPDEHESPIIFAQGKGAILTDVEGHEYIDGLSCLWNVAVGHGRTELAEAGGQQLQTLAYASNYTGFSNIPAIQLASELMKVVYPNLRAVYFTSGGAESNDSAFKTVRFYWKAKGKTDKTKIISRQWGYHGVTIGAMSATGIPSYHKNFGPMVPGHIHIPAPYYYRADTTANWEEYGVEAANELEKAILAEGPDTVAAFIAEPVQGAGGVIPPPPTYFPRIREICDKYDVLFIADEVITGFGRTGKWFALEHWGVQPDILSFAKAITSGYLPLGGIVLSEKIHQTILDVPATEKWMHAYTYSGHPTCCAVGLANLRIMVEEKLPERAAVLGERLLEGFKQYTDHPAVGDVRGLGLMAAIELVSDKKTKAAFPASAKVADRLAQEFRARGLYTRARGEVIMMAPPLMIPEETLDKAVKIIGDSIDAVYRAVK, encoded by the coding sequence ATGGTCTTCAGCCCGATTCCCACGTCCGAGCTGATCCAGCAGGATCGCGAGCATCTGATCCACCCGCTCTACCATCCAGACGAGCACGAGTCGCCCATCATCTTTGCCCAGGGCAAGGGCGCGATCCTCACAGACGTTGAGGGCCACGAGTACATCGACGGCCTCTCCTGTCTCTGGAACGTCGCCGTTGGGCACGGACGCACCGAGCTGGCCGAGGCCGGCGGGCAGCAGCTTCAGACCCTCGCCTACGCCAGCAACTACACAGGCTTCTCGAACATCCCGGCCATTCAGCTCGCCAGTGAGCTGATGAAGGTGGTCTACCCGAATCTGCGGGCCGTCTACTTCACAAGCGGCGGCGCGGAGTCGAACGACTCGGCCTTTAAGACGGTCCGTTTCTACTGGAAGGCGAAGGGCAAGACCGACAAGACCAAGATCATCTCGCGCCAGTGGGGCTACCACGGCGTGACCATCGGCGCGATGAGCGCGACGGGCATCCCGTCGTACCACAAGAACTTCGGTCCGATGGTGCCCGGCCACATCCACATCCCGGCCCCGTACTACTACCGCGCCGACACCACGGCGAACTGGGAGGAGTACGGCGTCGAGGCCGCGAACGAGCTTGAGAAGGCGATCCTGGCCGAGGGTCCGGATACCGTCGCGGCGTTCATCGCCGAGCCGGTCCAGGGCGCTGGCGGCGTGATCCCACCCCCGCCGACCTACTTCCCGCGCATCCGCGAGATCTGCGACAAGTACGACGTGCTCTTCATCGCGGACGAGGTCATCACGGGTTTCGGGCGCACCGGCAAGTGGTTCGCGCTGGAGCACTGGGGCGTTCAGCCCGATATCCTGAGCTTCGCCAAGGCGATCACCAGCGGCTACCTGCCGCTCGGCGGCATCGTCCTGTCGGAGAAGATCCACCAGACGATCTTGGACGTCCCGGCTACCGAGAAGTGGATGCACGCGTACACCTACTCCGGGCACCCGACCTGCTGTGCGGTCGGGCTGGCGAACCTCCGCATCATGGTGGAGGAGAAGCTGCCGGAGCGGGCGGCGGTCCTGGGCGAGCGGCTGCTCGAAGGCTTCAAGCAGTACACCGACCACCCGGCTGTCGGCGATGTGCGGGGCCTTGGTCTGATGGCAGCCATCGAGCTGGTGTCCGACAAGAAGACCAAGGCGGCCTTCCCGGCCTCGGCGAAGGTCGCGGACCGGCTGGCGCAGGAGTTCCGGGCGCGCGGACTTTACACCCGTGCGCGCGGCGAGGTCATCATGATGGCGCCGCCGCTGATGATCCCTGAGGAGACGCTGGACAAGGCCGTCAAGATCATCGGCGACTCCATCGACGCGGTCTACCGGGCCGTCAAGTAG
- a CDS encoding DUF92 domain-containing protein, which yields MPRRVAVSLGLGALVAGLGWQRRALTLDGAIAATGVGASTFGFGGWPASLGLIAFFVSGSALSRRKAVAGELVAARGHQRDAVQVFANGGFAALGVALSAAGCPSGRSMALGALAAAAADTWASEIGVRSPSPPRSILTGDPVRPGVSGGVTPLGWAAAGVGAALIGGVWALASRRRWGTVVAAIVAGLAGSLADSLAGDTVQASYVCVVCGDPSEAGGAHCGVQRLLVRGVPWITNDVVNVIATGVGALAGASLIRDP from the coding sequence ATGCCCCGGCGGGTGGCGGTGTCGCTCGGGCTGGGCGCGCTCGTGGCCGGTCTGGGGTGGCAGCGCCGAGCCCTGACCCTCGATGGGGCCATCGCGGCTACGGGTGTCGGGGCGTCGACGTTCGGGTTTGGCGGCTGGCCGGCCAGCCTGGGCCTGATCGCCTTTTTCGTCTCAGGGAGCGCACTCTCCCGCCGCAAGGCCGTGGCCGGCGAGCTGGTCGCGGCCAGGGGCCACCAGCGTGACGCCGTGCAGGTGTTCGCCAACGGCGGCTTCGCAGCGCTTGGCGTGGCGCTGTCGGCGGCGGGCTGCCCGTCCGGGCGGAGTATGGCGCTCGGCGCGCTGGCCGCTGCCGCCGCCGACACCTGGGCCAGCGAGATCGGCGTGCGCTCGCCGTCGCCACCGCGCTCCATTCTGACCGGCGATCCGGTCCGGCCGGGTGTGTCGGGCGGGGTCACGCCGCTCGGGTGGGCCGCGGCCGGGGTCGGCGCGGCGCTGATCGGCGGCGTCTGGGCACTGGCCTCACGGCGACGCTGGGGAACTGTGGTCGCGGCCATTGTGGCGGGCCTGGCGGGGTCGCTGGCGGATTCGCTGGCCGGCGACACGGTGCAGGCGAGCTACGTCTGCGTGGTCTGCGGCGATCCTTCAGAGGCCGGGGGCGCGCACTGCGGAGTGCAAAGACTGCTCGTGCGCGGCGTGCCCTGGATCACCAACGACGTCGTGAACGTGATCGCGACGGGCGTCGGGGCGCTGGCCGGCGCGTCGCTGATCCGCGACCCGTAG
- the larB gene encoding nickel pincer cofactor biosynthesis protein LarB, with protein MSDGLDRLLHGWQGLDITTGGSRPGDDTVRADTGREHRKGVPEVILADRKRPEDTLAAVQVFLDARGRAILSRTPEALVDQLREQHADCQIVVRGRSGIVILKRPTFQPPRPGGIVGVLTAGTSDISYAEEAEVVAAEMGCTVRAYYDVGVAGIHRLAGPLRELRELGADVIIVAAGMDGALPSVVSGLVDVPVIGLPTPVGYGLGGEGVAALMTMLQTCAPGLTVVNIGNGVGAGASAAMIANRVAAARSYTTSTSEAKA; from the coding sequence ATGAGTGACGGCCTCGACCGACTGCTGCACGGCTGGCAGGGTCTCGACATCACCACGGGCGGATCGCGCCCCGGCGACGACACCGTGCGTGCCGACACCGGCCGCGAGCATCGCAAGGGCGTGCCCGAGGTGATCCTGGCCGACCGCAAGCGGCCAGAGGACACGCTGGCCGCCGTGCAGGTCTTCCTGGACGCGCGCGGCCGGGCGATCCTCAGCCGCACGCCGGAGGCGCTCGTCGACCAGTTGCGCGAGCAGCACGCCGACTGCCAGATCGTGGTGCGCGGGCGCTCCGGCATCGTGATCCTCAAGCGCCCGACCTTCCAGCCACCGCGACCGGGCGGGATCGTCGGCGTGCTGACGGCCGGCACCTCCGATATCTCCTACGCCGAAGAGGCCGAGGTGGTGGCCGCCGAGATGGGCTGCACCGTCCGCGCCTACTACGACGTGGGCGTGGCCGGCATCCACCGGTTGGCCGGGCCGCTCCGCGAGCTGCGAGAGCTTGGCGCGGACGTCATCATCGTGGCGGCCGGCATGGACGGCGCGTTGCCCTCGGTGGTGTCTGGGCTGGTGGATGTGCCGGTCATCGGTCTGCCGACGCCCGTCGGCTACGGCCTCGGCGGCGAGGGCGTGGCGGCGCTGATGACGATGCTCCAGACCTGCGCGCCGGGCCTGACCGTCGTCAACATCGGGAACGGGGTGGGCGCCGGAGCCAGCGCCGCGATGATCGCGAATCGGGTGGCCGCCGCCCGCTCATACACGACCAGCACATCTGAGGCGAAGGCATGA
- a CDS encoding alpha/beta fold hydrolase gives MFALENPLTVRRMVTAGATILGLAGLLAALGEYGHRQITRSHRTDFRDDPGRWGLNDAQEIDLTTRDGVRLHSWVFRSPESVGSVIVLHGHGGNKHTVLPLARMLYPRYNVLLLDHRGHGDSDGLRTTIGYEERLDVHAAVEYLLEQGLGPVGIYGMSMGGATAILAAAEDRRISAVVADSPYARLRWAVGQVARLRGYPGFIAPGIAWIGCFATAFHLRNSMASFDPVEVVDQIAPRPLLLMHGTDDEIIPVVSARILYEKAGAPKELWLQDGLKHCRALDECFDEFSRRVVAFYDRWLAAPEHGAPPARPAGAATSSG, from the coding sequence ATGTTCGCCCTTGAGAACCCGCTTACCGTACGACGCATGGTCACGGCCGGCGCCACGATTCTCGGCCTTGCCGGGCTGCTCGCCGCCCTTGGCGAATACGGCCACCGCCAGATCACGCGCTCGCACCGCACCGACTTTCGCGATGACCCCGGCCGCTGGGGCCTGAACGACGCGCAAGAGATCGACCTGACGACCCGCGACGGCGTGCGGCTGCACAGCTGGGTGTTCCGCTCGCCGGAGTCAGTCGGGTCGGTCATCGTGCTGCACGGCCACGGCGGGAACAAGCACACGGTCCTGCCGCTGGCGCGCATGCTCTACCCACGGTACAACGTGCTACTGCTCGACCATCGCGGCCACGGCGACAGCGACGGTCTCCGCACCACTATCGGCTACGAGGAGCGGCTCGACGTGCATGCCGCCGTCGAGTATCTGCTGGAACAGGGGCTGGGGCCGGTCGGCATCTACGGCATGTCGATGGGCGGCGCGACGGCGATCCTGGCCGCCGCCGAGGATCGGCGCATCTCCGCGGTGGTCGCAGACAGCCCGTATGCCCGGCTGCGCTGGGCGGTTGGGCAGGTGGCCCGACTGCGCGGGTACCCGGGCTTCATCGCGCCCGGCATCGCCTGGATCGGCTGCTTCGCGACGGCGTTCCACCTGCGGAACAGCATGGCCTCGTTTGACCCCGTCGAGGTGGTGGATCAGATCGCGCCACGTCCACTGCTGCTGATGCACGGCACAGACGACGAGATCATCCCCGTTGTCAGCGCCCGCATCCTGTATGAGAAGGCTGGCGCGCCGAAGGAGCTGTGGCTCCAGGACGGACTCAAGCACTGTCGCGCGCTCGACGAGTGCTTCGACGAGTTCAGCCGTCGGGTCGTCGCGTTCTACGACCGCTGGCTGGCAGCGCCA
- a CDS encoding DUF402 domain-containing protein, which produces MTTSGAHIPADDAPHAKPLVIQKLFYDGTRSYRWIGREIHRDDEQLFFTAVFERDGRDLGYVRFEKGDVFYEWYYFDRWYNVFQVYSAAGDLKGWYCNITAPAKVDGTELTFVDLALDLWVWPDHRYLVLDEDEFTELAASQYSAADTLAARSAMTELIERAEAGTLPSRAFVGPLPPPGPTGG; this is translated from the coding sequence ATGACCACCAGCGGCGCACACATTCCGGCCGACGACGCCCCTCACGCAAAGCCGCTCGTCATTCAGAAGCTGTTCTACGACGGCACGAGGAGCTACCGCTGGATCGGCCGGGAGATCCACCGCGACGACGAGCAGTTGTTCTTCACGGCGGTCTTCGAGCGGGACGGGCGGGATCTGGGGTACGTCCGCTTCGAGAAGGGCGACGTCTTCTACGAGTGGTACTACTTCGACCGCTGGTACAACGTGTTCCAGGTGTACTCGGCGGCCGGCGACCTGAAGGGCTGGTACTGCAACATCACGGCCCCGGCGAAGGTCGATGGCACCGAGCTGACCTTCGTGGATCTCGCGCTCGATCTCTGGGTCTGGCCGGACCACCGGTATCTCGTACTGGACGAGGACGAGTTCACCGAGCTGGCGGCGAGCCAGTACAGCGCGGCTGACACGTTGGCGGCTCGCAGCGCGATGACGGAGCTGATCGAGCGGGCCGAGGCGGGGACGCTGCCCAGCAGGGCGTTCGTCGGTCCACTGCCACCGCCCGGCCCGACGGGCGGCTGA
- a CDS encoding GNAT family N-acetyltransferase, which translates to MSQDRAGIVVRAATAADEASVVDGINALLAELGGRTLDAASAGAAFRALLDRPATGWVLVACPAVPSRSSEVVGLLTVSVQHAIRTRGPYALIQELWVSEGGRGLGVGRALFEACVQQCAEQDISVVEVGLPSERFPEFASTQAYYRARGFVDTGPRMRWTAPKLAGS; encoded by the coding sequence ATGTCCCAGGATCGCGCTGGCATCGTCGTTCGTGCGGCCACGGCCGCCGACGAGGCGTCGGTCGTTGACGGCATCAACGCGCTCCTCGCGGAGCTTGGGGGTCGCACACTCGACGCCGCCAGCGCCGGCGCAGCGTTTCGGGCACTCCTTGACAGGCCGGCAACCGGCTGGGTGCTCGTCGCCTGCCCGGCCGTCCCGAGCCGGTCGTCCGAGGTCGTCGGCCTTCTGACCGTGTCGGTCCAGCACGCGATCAGAACGCGCGGACCGTACGCACTGATCCAGGAGTTGTGGGTGTCGGAAGGCGGGCGCGGCCTGGGCGTCGGACGGGCGCTCTTCGAGGCATGCGTTCAGCAGTGCGCTGAGCAAGACATCTCGGTCGTCGAGGTCGGCTTGCCGAGCGAGCGCTTCCCTGAGTTCGCGTCAACGCAGGCGTACTACCGGGCGCGTGGATTCGTCGACACCGGACCACGTATGCGGTGGACGGCCCCGAAGCTGGCCGGCTCGTAG
- a CDS encoding alpha/beta fold hydrolase translates to MRAKPAALLPGAEAFEFPGHSDLGVVLIHGFTGAPAEMRPVGEYLAQHGVASVGVRLRGHGTHPNDMLGCSYGDWVADVEAVVDDLLTRCERVVLVGLSMGGTLALNVAARHADDPRIAGVVPICAPLVLDDWRLGLVKYVARVVRWQGWGLPDIKDRAGWDRHVGYRRFRLTALAELIALMRETRALLSGVRQPLLVLQATDDHVVPPRNAQLIHDGVSSADRGVMLLDNCYHVVTVDHAADRVSAATLQFVERLAGRPAPLPSV, encoded by the coding sequence ATGCGCGCGAAGCCGGCCGCCCTGCTGCCCGGCGCGGAAGCGTTCGAGTTCCCTGGCCACAGCGACCTGGGGGTCGTCCTGATTCACGGCTTCACGGGTGCGCCGGCCGAGATGCGGCCGGTTGGCGAGTACCTCGCGCAGCACGGGGTTGCGTCGGTCGGCGTGCGCTTGCGGGGCCACGGCACGCACCCGAACGATATGCTCGGGTGCTCCTACGGGGACTGGGTGGCGGACGTCGAAGCGGTGGTGGACGATCTGCTGACTCGCTGCGAACGGGTTGTGCTGGTCGGCCTCTCGATGGGGGGCACGCTGGCATTGAACGTGGCGGCGCGCCACGCCGATGATCCGAGGATCGCAGGGGTCGTCCCGATCTGTGCGCCACTCGTCCTGGATGACTGGCGGCTGGGGCTTGTCAAGTACGTCGCGCGCGTCGTGCGCTGGCAGGGTTGGGGACTGCCCGACATCAAGGACCGAGCCGGCTGGGATCGCCACGTCGGGTATCGGCGCTTTCGGCTCACGGCGCTCGCGGAGCTGATCGCGCTGATGCGTGAGACGCGCGCCCTGCTGTCAGGCGTCCGGCAACCGCTCCTGGTGCTCCAGGCGACCGACGACCACGTCGTTCCGCCACGCAACGCCCAGTTGATTCACGACGGCGTGAGCAGCGCGGATCGGGGCGTGATGTTGCTGGACAATTGCTATCATGTGGTGACGGTCGATCACGCCGCCGATCGAGTCAGCGCGGCGACACTCCAGTTTGTGGAGCGTCTCGCCGGCCGTCCGGCCCCGCTGCCGAGCGTGTGA